In one window of Myxococcales bacterium DNA:
- a CDS encoding DUF1501 domain-containing protein, whose protein sequence is MRRREFLLSTLAGALAAQSARAWEGPLPASVIVLWMNGGPSHLDTWDPKAKGPTKARRTRLAGLDIAEDMPLIADVADRLCVVRSLSSKEGNHQRAQYVGRTSYSPNPTVEHPSLGAWVAKRLTAPDSGLPPFVSLGGPSLGAGFLGAQYGPFVIGKAGALPDGARPTVSDARLARRLGLLGSLEDGFSQEIVTPLITERRALYESARRFMASDALAAFDVSAESAATRARYGATDFGTACLTARRLVERGVRVVEVMLDGWDTHEDNFTRVKKQLAILDPAMAALVTDVSQAKTGMLSGTVILWLGEFGRTPRINGRDGRDHHPKAFSAVLSGAGVAPGIVGATDAEGANVVGKSVSVADLLATVYTLVGISPSQEFESPSRRPIAITDLGVPIAAARR, encoded by the coding sequence ATGCGACGACGCGAATTTCTCTTGTCTACGCTCGCCGGCGCGCTCGCTGCGCAAAGCGCCCGCGCATGGGAGGGCCCTCTCCCGGCGTCCGTCATCGTCCTCTGGATGAACGGCGGACCGAGCCACCTCGACACGTGGGATCCGAAGGCCAAGGGGCCGACGAAGGCGCGGCGCACGCGGCTCGCGGGTCTCGACATCGCCGAGGACATGCCGCTCATCGCCGACGTGGCCGATCGACTCTGCGTCGTACGCAGCCTGTCGAGCAAAGAAGGGAACCACCAGCGCGCCCAATACGTGGGCCGCACGAGCTACAGCCCGAATCCCACCGTCGAGCATCCGTCGCTGGGCGCGTGGGTCGCGAAGCGGCTCACGGCTCCAGACAGCGGCCTGCCGCCCTTCGTGAGCCTCGGGGGCCCGAGCCTCGGGGCCGGGTTTCTCGGCGCGCAATACGGCCCGTTCGTCATCGGCAAGGCGGGGGCTCTCCCCGACGGTGCGCGCCCCACCGTCTCCGACGCGCGGCTCGCCCGCCGTCTCGGACTCCTGGGCTCCCTCGAGGATGGCTTCTCACAAGAGATCGTGACGCCGCTCATCACGGAGCGGCGCGCGCTCTACGAGTCGGCGCGCCGATTCATGGCCAGCGATGCGCTCGCCGCCTTCGACGTGTCCGCCGAGTCGGCGGCGACGCGCGCCCGCTACGGGGCGACCGACTTTGGCACCGCATGCCTCACGGCGCGGCGTCTCGTGGAGCGCGGCGTCCGCGTCGTGGAGGTGATGCTCGACGGCTGGGACACGCACGAAGACAACTTCACGCGCGTGAAGAAGCAGCTCGCCATCCTCGACCCGGCCATGGCGGCGCTCGTGACGGACGTCTCGCAGGCGAAGACGGGCATGTTGTCGGGCACCGTCATCCTGTGGCTCGGCGAGTTCGGACGCACGCCGCGCATCAACGGTCGCGACGGTCGCGATCACCATCCAAAGGCCTTTAGCGCTGTGCTCTCGGGCGCCGGCGTCGCGCCTGGCATCGTCGGCGCGACGGACGCCGAAGGCGCGAACGTGGTCGGCAAGAGCGTGAGCGTCGCGGATCTGCTCGCGACGGTCTACACGCTCGTCGGCATCTCGCCGAGCCAAGAGTTCGAGTCCCCGTCGCGACGGCCCATCGCCATCACCGACTTGGGAGTCCCGATCGCCGCGGCCCGGCGCTGA
- a CDS encoding DUF1549 domain-containing protein, whose protein sequence is MSTPFASRKKAGPQLAARVGRLSLWSPAVGIAAALAAVLGGCGAATAPQPVAHKPAPSAPAPPPFTAAALDTLLRREWESRGITPAPRADDATFLRRVHLDIVGVIPTADRVTAFLADKTPDKRARVVDELLASKDYADYWAARWEEVLVGGARPGDVDRLTFRAWLREAFARNAKWDELATTLVTATGRSSPGLLRTATLAEATEGLKVQGIAPAVNFAAKFRDTPQDFAGQTARIFLGTQIQCAQCHDHKTEKWTQAEFRSFSACFGRTQLTVVERGGGFGRIVDARDLPGPVPRFAKNSEVAPFVSTPPKALDGTSMDGETRAKLAKWMVTQPLFSRAFVNRAWGHFLGRGFVSPVDDMRPSNAAEAPAVLEALGEAFARSGYDIKALVRVITTSEVYQLSAQLGGPGTGPLWSRFRVTPLGPEELVRSVVRATALDATLSESGAGEVDDLHVRLTRLFAFVFDVDEEMDATRYEGSVSQALMMMNGRLIDRGTAGGATSLFAALKAAPSDEARVATLYLRTLGRPPRDAELAAGVAALSEGSRGARGARLATQPPKRLPKGGPDPLRGLPPPRAADAKTAAIEDLLWALLNASEFAFNH, encoded by the coding sequence GTGAGCACTCCCTTCGCATCGCGGAAGAAAGCCGGGCCGCAGCTCGCAGCCCGCGTCGGACGTCTCTCGCTGTGGTCGCCCGCCGTCGGCATCGCCGCGGCTCTCGCCGCGGTCCTCGGTGGCTGCGGCGCGGCCACCGCGCCCCAGCCGGTGGCCCACAAGCCCGCGCCATCGGCGCCCGCGCCCCCGCCCTTCACAGCGGCCGCCCTCGATACGCTCCTTCGTCGCGAATGGGAGAGCCGTGGCATCACGCCGGCGCCGCGCGCCGACGACGCCACGTTCCTTCGTCGCGTTCACCTCGACATCGTCGGCGTCATTCCCACGGCCGACCGCGTCACGGCGTTCCTCGCCGACAAGACACCGGACAAGCGCGCTCGCGTCGTCGACGAGCTGCTCGCGTCGAAGGACTACGCCGACTACTGGGCCGCCCGCTGGGAAGAGGTCCTCGTCGGCGGTGCGCGGCCCGGCGACGTCGACCGGTTGACCTTCCGCGCGTGGCTCCGCGAGGCCTTCGCGCGGAACGCCAAGTGGGACGAGCTCGCGACGACGCTCGTCACAGCGACCGGTCGGAGCTCGCCTGGCCTCCTCCGCACGGCGACGCTCGCCGAAGCGACCGAGGGCCTCAAGGTCCAAGGCATCGCTCCCGCCGTGAACTTCGCCGCGAAGTTTCGCGACACGCCCCAGGACTTCGCCGGTCAGACGGCGCGCATCTTCCTCGGCACGCAAATCCAATGCGCCCAGTGCCACGATCACAAGACGGAGAAATGGACGCAGGCGGAGTTTCGCTCCTTTTCGGCCTGCTTTGGCCGAACGCAACTGACGGTCGTCGAGCGTGGCGGCGGCTTCGGGCGCATCGTCGACGCTCGCGATCTGCCCGGGCCCGTGCCGCGCTTCGCGAAGAACAGCGAGGTCGCGCCCTTCGTTTCGACGCCGCCGAAAGCCCTCGACGGCACCAGCATGGACGGCGAGACGCGGGCGAAGCTCGCCAAGTGGATGGTGACGCAGCCGCTCTTCTCCCGTGCCTTCGTGAACCGCGCCTGGGGCCACTTCTTGGGGCGAGGCTTCGTGAGCCCCGTCGACGACATGAGGCCGTCGAACGCGGCCGAGGCCCCGGCGGTGCTCGAGGCGCTCGGCGAGGCCTTCGCGAGGAGCGGCTACGACATCAAGGCCCTCGTGCGCGTCATCACCACGAGCGAGGTCTACCAACTGTCGGCGCAGCTCGGCGGCCCTGGTACAGGGCCCCTCTGGTCGCGGTTCCGCGTCACGCCGCTCGGCCCAGAAGAGCTCGTTCGCTCCGTGGTGCGGGCGACGGCGCTCGACGCGACGCTCTCCGAGAGCGGTGCCGGTGAGGTCGACGATCTCCACGTGCGGCTCACGCGGCTCTTTGCCTTCGTCTTCGACGTCGACGAGGAGATGGACGCGACGCGCTACGAAGGCTCGGTGAGTCAGGCGCTCATGATGATGAACGGCCGCCTCATCGATCGCGGTACGGCGGGCGGCGCGACGTCGCTCTTTGCCGCGCTCAAGGCCGCGCCGAGCGACGAGGCGCGCGTCGCGACGCTCTACTTGCGAACGCTGGGGCGCCCCCCGCGCGACGCGGAGCTCGCGGCTGGCGTCGCCGCGCTCTCGGAAGGGTCGCGCGGAGCTCGCGGGGCACGCCTCGCGACGCAGCCGCCCAAGCGCCTCCCGAAAGGCGGCCCCGATCCGCTCCGGGGCCTCCCTCCGCCGCGCGCCGCCGACGCGAAGACCGCGGCCATCGAGGATCTCTTGTGGGCGCTGCTCAACGCGTCCGAGTTTGCGTTCAACCACTGA
- a CDS encoding sigma 54-interacting transcriptional regulator, whose protein sequence is MSEANETADDLPPLRRERALVSGAILVWSNGAPICRKRAFAERRLDIGRDERCGIDVSHDKAASRRHAEISNDEGGVRVRDLGSHNGTFLNGEKVDGERTVPYPAVLRVGGSVFLLDSDVDRLDGREDLLDGDEVAGAAIKRVWSAAAQAAQHDRSLLIHGETGAGKERVARLFHQEGPRARGTLVAINCAEIREDRTEADLFGHKRAAYTGAVADRAGAFERAHGGTLFFDEIGELSLDVQAKLLRALQERTILPVGGDTPKKVDLGICCATHRDLTAMVAAGKFREDLLRRLVEREVHLPPLRERREEIPFFAEMFRRRIPGAPQLTARFIEACLPRRWKGNVRELQVAVERSAADAVAHGFPLVDFHEELFPTELPDLAPAPPSQQPGQEQPGREQPPPKVEPKQRERSKKVAANDARVDLTVKAFDGNVAAAAEHLGMPVSSVYLAVKRHGERKR, encoded by the coding sequence GTGAGCGAGGCGAACGAGACCGCTGACGACCTTCCCCCGTTGCGGCGCGAACGAGCTTTGGTCTCCGGCGCCATCCTCGTCTGGTCGAACGGCGCGCCGATTTGCCGGAAGCGCGCCTTCGCTGAGCGACGCCTCGACATCGGGCGGGACGAACGCTGCGGCATCGACGTGTCCCACGACAAGGCCGCATCGCGCCGGCACGCTGAGATCTCGAATGACGAAGGCGGCGTCCGCGTCCGCGATCTTGGTAGCCACAACGGGACGTTCTTGAACGGCGAGAAGGTCGACGGTGAGCGGACGGTGCCCTACCCCGCCGTTCTACGCGTGGGCGGCTCCGTCTTCTTGTTGGACTCGGACGTGGACCGTCTCGATGGGCGCGAAGACTTGCTCGATGGGGATGAGGTGGCGGGCGCGGCGATCAAACGCGTCTGGAGCGCGGCCGCGCAAGCGGCCCAGCACGATCGCTCGCTCTTGATTCACGGCGAGACGGGCGCAGGCAAAGAGCGCGTGGCGAGGTTGTTCCACCAAGAGGGCCCGCGCGCGCGTGGAACGCTGGTCGCGATCAACTGCGCAGAGATACGCGAGGACCGCACCGAGGCCGACTTGTTCGGTCACAAGCGTGCTGCCTATACGGGCGCGGTGGCCGATCGGGCGGGGGCCTTCGAGCGCGCGCACGGAGGCACGCTGTTCTTCGATGAGATCGGCGAGCTCTCGCTGGACGTGCAGGCGAAGCTCCTGCGCGCGCTTCAGGAGCGAACGATTCTGCCGGTTGGCGGCGACACGCCGAAGAAGGTGGACCTCGGCATCTGCTGCGCCACGCACCGCGATCTAACGGCGATGGTCGCGGCAGGAAAGTTTCGTGAGGACCTCTTGCGGCGGTTGGTCGAGCGCGAGGTTCACTTGCCACCGCTTCGCGAGCGGCGAGAGGAAATTCCGTTTTTCGCGGAGATGTTCCGGCGGCGCATCCCAGGCGCGCCGCAGCTCACCGCGCGGTTCATCGAAGCGTGTTTGCCGCGCCGCTGGAAAGGCAACGTGCGTGAGCTTCAAGTCGCGGTGGAGAGGAGCGCCGCGGATGCGGTCGCGCACGGTTTTCCGCTGGTCGACTTTCACGAGGAGCTGTTCCCAACCGAGCTTCCCGACCTCGCGCCAGCCCCCCCCTCGCAGCAGCCGGGGCAGGAGCAACCGGGGCGCGAGCAGCCGCCACCGAAAGTGGAGCCCAAGCAGAGAGAGCGCTCAAAGAAGGTGGCCGCGAACGATGCGCGCGTGGACCTGACGGTGAAGGCGTTCGACGGAAACGTCGCGGCCGCCGCCGAGCACCTTGGGATGCCGGTGTCGAGCGTGTATCTCGCGGTGAAGCGGCACGGGGAGCGGAAGAGGTGA
- a CDS encoding abortive infection family protein, with product MKELISKKTRYELAEYLSGFVLREIDHECEAVDIALDLAHDPQCQGQRRTRARQYLHSLDLTKEAEARKFLALCENLLNAAAPDSAFLRDFPKWLRKDGFIFENGRVAAVAHVTSLANVRAIALEFDANHMQEQINRMSASVDTDPALAIGSAKELIETCCKTILAERGKPAKGTEDVLELVKATRAELKLLPDDVPNAAKGHDTIKRLLSNLATVAQGLAELRSLYGTGHGRDGKAKGVKPRHARLAVYAASALAVFLFETHKDLSG from the coding sequence ATGAAGGAACTGATCAGCAAGAAGACTCGGTACGAACTCGCCGAGTACTTGAGCGGCTTCGTCCTTCGCGAGATCGACCACGAGTGCGAGGCGGTGGATATCGCGCTCGACCTCGCGCACGACCCGCAGTGCCAGGGGCAGCGAAGGACCCGCGCTCGTCAGTACCTTCACTCCCTCGACCTCACCAAAGAGGCTGAGGCGCGCAAGTTCCTCGCCCTGTGCGAGAACTTGCTGAACGCTGCCGCGCCCGACTCGGCGTTTCTGCGAGACTTTCCGAAGTGGCTGCGCAAGGACGGCTTCATCTTCGAGAACGGACGGGTCGCTGCCGTCGCACACGTCACATCGCTCGCCAACGTTCGCGCCATCGCGCTGGAGTTCGACGCGAACCACATGCAGGAACAGATCAATCGGATGTCGGCGTCGGTCGATACCGATCCTGCCCTTGCCATCGGTTCCGCGAAGGAACTGATCGAGACGTGCTGCAAGACGATCCTCGCCGAGCGTGGGAAGCCAGCGAAGGGCACCGAGGACGTTCTCGAACTGGTGAAGGCAACGAGGGCGGAGTTGAAGCTGCTCCCCGACGACGTGCCTAACGCAGCGAAGGGGCACGACACGATCAAGCGACTGCTCAGCAACCTGGCGACCGTTGCACAAGGACTCGCCGAACTACGAAGCCTCTACGGCACGGGGCATGGGCGTGATGGGAAGGCAAAGGGCGTAAAGCCGCGTCACGCCCGTCTCGCTGTCTATGCGGCGTCGGCTCTGGCGGTGTTCCTCTTCGAGACCCACAAGGATCTCTCGGGATGA